The genome window GAGGAACTTAGCATTGAAGCCAATTTCCATGTCATCGCCATTATATTCGCACATTAAGCGCTCATTTGCTTCGTTGGAATAATCAAGGTCCTCAGCTGAAATTACGAGGTCGTTCAATGACATTTTCAAGCGAACCTGATGCGTTGTTCTGTTGGAATAGATGGAAATACGTCTTAGCGAACTAAGGATTTCCATCCTGTTGATGGTAAGCGTATTTTGATTGTTCGTTGGAATCGCATTCTCATAATCCGGGAAACGCTCGTCAATCAGGCGGCAGATCATGCGGATATTTCCAAAGCTGAAAAAGGCATTGCTGGAAGTGAATTCAGCTTTAACCGGCAAATCTTCGGATGGCAAGCAAGACTTCAACAAATTCAATGCTTTCCGCTGAATGATCATCGATGTATCTACATCAGATTTGATATCCGTCCGGCGATATCTTACCAGGCGGTGACCGTCCGTTGCCACGAATGTTGCGTTTTCTGTCCCCATTTGAACGAAAACCCCGGTCATAGCAGGCCGAAGATCGTCTGTGCTGGTGGCGAACAATGTATTCGCTATGGCCGCACCTAATGCAGACGAAGAAAAGTCAACGGATTGGCCGCGATTAACAGCCGGTGTCTTAGGGAAATCGATTGGATTTTCGCCTGAGAGCTTGTAGCGACCATTGTCAGAGATGATCTCTGTTCCGAATGTTTCACTATTCACTTGCAATGTGATCGGCTGCTCAGGCAATCCGCGAAGCGTATCCAGCAACAATTTAGCAGGGATCGCAATGGCTCCTTTTTCAGAAGATTCAACCTCGATTTCAGTGATCATCACCGTTTGCAGGTCAGAAGCCGTCACGGTTAATGTATTGCCTTCCAGCGATAAAAGGAAGTTCTCAAGAATAGGCACAATTGGGTTCGTTGAAACGACACCGTTTATAGCAGATAGCTGTTTGAGTAGAACTGATGACGAAACGACAAACTTCATAATTCGTGACGTAAGTGTTTAGATGATAAATTTATAGAAAGACAGGTTTGAAAAAATCTGTCTTGTAGTGAACAAAAGTATAAAAAATTACCGAT of Dyadobacter chenhuakuii contains these proteins:
- the dnaN gene encoding DNA polymerase III subunit beta; the protein is MKFVVSSSVLLKQLSAINGVVSTNPIVPILENFLLSLEGNTLTVTASDLQTVMITEIEVESSEKGAIAIPAKLLLDTLRGLPEQPITLQVNSETFGTEIISDNGRYKLSGENPIDFPKTPAVNRGQSVDFSSSALGAAIANTLFATSTDDLRPAMTGVFVQMGTENATFVATDGHRLVRYRRTDIKSDVDTSMIIQRKALNLLKSCLPSEDLPVKAEFTSSNAFFSFGNIRMICRLIDERFPDYENAIPTNNQNTLTINRMEILSSLRRISIYSNRTTHQVRLKMSLNDLVISAEDLDYSNEANERLMCEYNGDDMEIGFNAKFLIEVLGNLSSKTITFELSAPNRAGLIIPVDQEENEDILMLVMPVMLNTYV